One Micromonospora sp. WMMD812 genomic window carries:
- a CDS encoding ABC transporter ATP-binding protein: MTTVALKDVTKVFKDGTVAVDSINLDVADGEFMVLLGPSGCGKSTVLRMVAGLEDPTHGALLLDGELANDLPPRDRKIAMVFQDFALYPHMTVGDNIAFPLRLAGVESVPRGERVSDVAGALGIGDVLGRRPSQLSGGQRQRVAMGRAIVRRPGLFLMDEPLSNLDSGLRAELRAEISGLTRELGVTTIYVTHDQAEALTMADRVAIMRRGVLQDVGTPTQVYGRPATLYVAAFLGSPRMNLLEASVYVHLDRYVTLTLGEQALYLPWDDIRSRAVAHYHGERIVVGMRAEALTPVSPDSPGDVLHGRIRYLEHHGHESLAFLDVGATAIVVDEMGSRGGDPLDVGQRGLRRFGQVMQRLTGRQVDAAEPTPVGVRTSVLPDSGRHRRRPAELGVRLAPYPAVSAGHALSVRVRMDALHFFDERGDRIDVGWR, translated from the coding sequence GTGACCACCGTCGCGCTCAAAGATGTCACCAAGGTCTTCAAGGACGGCACGGTCGCCGTCGACAGCATCAACCTCGACGTCGCCGACGGAGAGTTCATGGTGCTGCTCGGCCCCTCCGGGTGCGGGAAGTCGACGGTGCTGCGGATGGTCGCCGGGCTCGAGGACCCGACGCACGGCGCGCTGCTGCTCGACGGTGAGCTGGCCAACGACCTGCCGCCCCGGGACCGGAAGATCGCCATGGTCTTCCAGGACTTCGCGCTCTACCCGCACATGACCGTCGGCGACAACATCGCCTTCCCGCTGCGGCTGGCCGGCGTGGAGTCGGTGCCACGCGGCGAGCGGGTCAGCGACGTGGCCGGCGCGCTCGGCATCGGCGACGTGCTCGGCCGCCGGCCCAGCCAACTCTCCGGCGGACAGCGCCAGCGCGTGGCGATGGGCCGCGCGATCGTCCGCCGGCCCGGGCTCTTCCTGATGGACGAGCCGCTCTCCAACCTGGACAGCGGGCTGCGTGCCGAATTGCGCGCGGAGATCTCCGGCCTGACGCGCGAGCTGGGCGTCACCACCATCTACGTCACGCACGACCAGGCCGAGGCGCTCACCATGGCCGACCGGGTGGCGATCATGCGGCGTGGCGTCCTGCAGGACGTCGGCACACCCACTCAGGTGTACGGCCGGCCGGCCACGCTCTACGTCGCCGCGTTCCTCGGCAGCCCGCGGATGAACCTGCTGGAGGCGTCGGTCTACGTCCACCTCGACCGGTACGTCACCCTGACCCTTGGCGAACAGGCGCTCTACCTGCCCTGGGACGACATCCGGAGTCGCGCGGTGGCGCACTACCACGGGGAGCGGATCGTGGTCGGGATGCGCGCCGAGGCACTCACGCCGGTCAGCCCGGACAGTCCGGGCGACGTTCTCCACGGCCGGATCCGCTACCTGGAGCACCACGGCCACGAGTCGCTGGCGTTCCTCGACGTCGGTGCGACCGCGATCGTGGTGGACGAGATGGGCAGCCGGGGCGGCGACCCGCTCGACGTCGGCCAGCGCGGCCTGCGCCGCTTCGGCCAGGTGATGCAGCGGCTGACCGGCCGGCAGGTGGACGCCGCGGAGCCGACCCCGGTCGGTGTCCGGACGAGCGTGCTGCCCGACTCGGGCCGGCACCGCCGGCGCCCGGCCGAGCTCGGGGTGCGCCTCGCCCCGTACCCGGCCGTCTCCGCCGGCCACGCGCTCTCGGTCCGGGTACGCATGGACGCGCTGCACTTCTTCGACGAGCGGGGCGACCGCATCGATGTGGGGTGGCGCTGA